One window from the genome of Pedobacter schmidteae encodes:
- a CDS encoding RNA polymerase sigma factor — translation MALGFEDLHTIKKGNDASSVKALLIKITDHDDRAFGELYDQFSTQLYANILRMVKDRELAQELLQEVFVKVWEKRALIDPEKPFTAYLFQIAKNLVYDHFRKLALDKKFEQHLMTHGLDSYSHIEEELIDKERKQLFLDAVNKLSPQRKQVFTLCKLEGKSYHEVSDMLQISTSTISDHLLKSNKFIKAQMLITDSVSFVVMCFTFLI, via the coding sequence ATGGCGTTGGGCTTTGAAGATCTTCATACGATTAAGAAAGGCAACGATGCTTCATCGGTCAAGGCGTTGCTGATTAAAATAACTGATCATGATGACCGGGCTTTCGGTGAACTCTATGATCAGTTTAGCACGCAACTGTATGCAAATATTTTAAGAATGGTGAAGGACAGGGAGCTTGCGCAGGAATTGTTGCAGGAAGTATTTGTTAAAGTATGGGAAAAGCGTGCATTGATTGACCCGGAAAAACCGTTTACAGCTTATTTGTTTCAGATTGCTAAAAATCTGGTGTATGATCATTTCCGGAAATTGGCGCTGGACAAAAAATTTGAGCAGCACCTGATGACCCATGGATTGGACAGCTACAGTCATATTGAAGAGGAACTGATAGATAAAGAAAGAAAACAGCTTTTTCTGGATGCGGTGAATAAGCTCTCCCCGCAACGTAAGCAGGTATTTACCTTGTGTAAACTGGAAGGTAAAAGTTATCATGAAGTGAGCGACATGCTACAAATTTCTACTTCAACTATTAGCGATCATCTGCTAAAATCTAATAAATTCATCAAAGCACAAATGCTGATTACCGATTCGGTAAGTTTTGTTGTGATGTGTTTTACCTTCCTGATTTAA
- a CDS encoding RluA family pseudouridine synthase, translated as MPVTDKDILYEDNHLIAVLKKAGDIVQVDETGDEPLDEQVKKYLAVKYNKPNSAFLGVVHRLDRPVSGVILFAKTSKALERMNAIFKNREVKKTYWAVVRKKPAKAAGTLVHWLIKNPQKNVVTPYNTEVPGSQRCELSYKLIGTLNDYYLIEVDPLTGRSHQIRVQLSTMGCPIVGDNKYGYPRGSRKGSICLHARRLRFIHPVKKEPVDIFAKLPVDGFWEKFEGF; from the coding sequence ATGCCTGTAACAGATAAGGATATATTGTACGAAGACAATCATCTTATTGCTGTTTTGAAAAAGGCAGGAGATATTGTTCAGGTTGATGAAACGGGCGATGAGCCCCTTGATGAGCAGGTTAAAAAGTATCTTGCCGTAAAATATAATAAGCCAAACAGTGCTTTTTTGGGTGTAGTACATCGGTTGGACAGGCCGGTTAGCGGGGTAATTCTTTTTGCCAAAACCAGTAAGGCATTGGAAAGAATGAATGCCATTTTTAAAAACCGGGAGGTTAAAAAAACATATTGGGCCGTGGTGCGTAAAAAGCCCGCTAAGGCAGCCGGTACGCTGGTACACTGGTTGATCAAAAACCCGCAAAAAAATGTAGTTACCCCTTATAACACCGAGGTTCCGGGTAGCCAGAGATGCGAATTGAGCTATAAACTGATCGGCACATTAAACGATTATTATTTAATTGAAGTGGATCCGCTGACGGGGCGCTCGCACCAGATCAGGGTGCAATTGTCTACCATGGGTTGCCCCATTGTTGGCGATAATAAATACGGGTATCCGAGAGGAAGCCGGAAAGGAAGCATCTGTTTGCATGCGCGCCGGTTGCGGTTTATCCATCCTGTAAAAAAAGAACCGGTTGATATTTTTGCAAAGCTACCGGTCGACGGTTTCTGGGAAAAATTTGAGGGATTTTAA